A single region of the Streptomyces sp. NBC_01803 genome encodes:
- a CDS encoding DUF397 domain-containing protein: MSDEIYNGMPARNLGSEGWLKPWSGTNGGNCVEALKLADGRVALRQSTDPDGPALIYTQSEIESFVRGAKRGEADFLLA, encoded by the coding sequence ATGAGTGACGAGATATACAACGGGATGCCCGCCCGGAACCTCGGCAGCGAGGGCTGGCTCAAGCCGTGGAGCGGTACCAACGGCGGCAACTGTGTGGAGGCGCTGAAGCTGGCCGACGGCCGGGTGGCGCTGCGGCAGTCCACCGATCCCGACGGTCCCGCGCTGATCTACACGCAGTCCGAGATCGAGTCGTTCGTCCGGGGCGCCAAGCGCGGCGAGGCGGACTTCCTGCTCGCCTGA
- a CDS encoding VanW family protein, which produces MAAYPPPPAEPPHIPPHPVVTRRPAVIAGGVALSLGGLYLIGSLLVGGEIADGTTVQGVDIGGLSPDEARDKLTTELAWTRTEPIEVVIGEDGEDVHELDPVEAGLTIDIEATVDRAEEPGLFGTLFGMGGGELEPVVRQDEEAGRSELTALAGESATTVREGAVAFEDGEVTVTEPRDGAELNVDGSLDLLREGFLTDGEPLTLPVRAAEPVTGEDEIEQAVSEFAEPAMSGPVVLTAGEERITLTPDVVGDHLAMTADDEGRLQPELDGEGLAGDERLADAFEAAGTEPTDATLRVEGAEVVVAADGAPGIRVVTDGLGETVLPLLTGRGEAARTAALETEEVEPELTADSYRDLGIVEQMSSFTVNFDPAPYRTTNIGRAAELINGSVVRPGEEWSFNETVGERTEENGFVEGIIILDDQYQQAQGGGVSAVATTMFNAVFFAGVDPVEYGAHSFYIERYPEGREATVAWGSLDLRWVNDSGNAIYIAADATDTSVTISFFGTKRYDEVRADTGPRENIEEPDRREGEGEDCVPQPPLEGFDVEVDRVLIDNGTEAGRETFRTHYVPRDEVVCTDGE; this is translated from the coding sequence GTGGCCGCCTACCCGCCGCCTCCGGCCGAGCCGCCGCACATACCGCCCCACCCCGTCGTCACCCGCCGCCCGGCGGTGATCGCGGGCGGAGTCGCGCTGAGCCTCGGCGGGCTGTATCTGATCGGCTCGCTACTGGTCGGCGGGGAGATAGCCGATGGCACCACCGTCCAGGGCGTGGACATCGGCGGCCTGTCCCCGGACGAGGCGCGCGACAAGCTCACGACGGAGCTCGCCTGGACGAGGACCGAGCCGATCGAGGTGGTGATCGGCGAGGACGGCGAGGACGTCCACGAGCTGGACCCCGTCGAGGCCGGGCTGACCATCGACATCGAGGCCACCGTCGACCGGGCCGAGGAACCGGGCCTCTTCGGCACGCTCTTCGGGATGGGCGGCGGCGAGCTGGAGCCGGTGGTGCGGCAGGACGAGGAGGCCGGCCGCTCGGAGCTGACGGCGCTGGCCGGGGAGTCGGCCACCACGGTCCGCGAGGGCGCGGTGGCGTTCGAGGACGGCGAGGTCACCGTCACCGAGCCGCGCGACGGCGCCGAGCTGAACGTGGACGGCTCCCTGGACCTGCTGCGGGAGGGATTCCTCACCGACGGCGAGCCGCTGACGCTGCCGGTGCGCGCGGCCGAGCCGGTCACCGGGGAGGACGAGATCGAACAGGCCGTGTCGGAGTTCGCCGAGCCCGCCATGTCGGGACCGGTGGTGCTGACGGCGGGCGAGGAGCGGATCACCCTCACGCCCGACGTCGTCGGCGACCACCTGGCCATGACCGCCGACGACGAGGGCCGGCTCCAACCGGAGCTCGACGGCGAGGGGCTGGCCGGGGACGAGCGGCTGGCCGACGCCTTCGAGGCGGCGGGCACCGAGCCCACCGACGCCACGCTGCGTGTGGAGGGCGCCGAGGTGGTCGTCGCCGCCGACGGCGCGCCCGGCATCCGGGTGGTGACCGACGGGCTCGGCGAGACGGTGCTGCCACTGCTGACCGGGCGCGGCGAGGCCGCCCGCACGGCGGCCCTGGAGACCGAGGAGGTCGAGCCGGAGCTGACCGCCGACTCCTACCGGGACCTCGGGATCGTGGAGCAGATGTCCAGCTTCACGGTGAACTTCGACCCCGCCCCCTACCGCACCACCAACATCGGCCGGGCCGCCGAGCTGATCAACGGCTCGGTGGTGCGCCCCGGCGAGGAGTGGAGCTTCAACGAGACGGTCGGGGAGCGCACCGAGGAGAACGGCTTCGTCGAGGGCATCATCATCCTCGACGACCAGTACCAGCAGGCGCAGGGCGGCGGCGTCTCGGCCGTGGCCACCACCATGTTCAACGCGGTGTTCTTCGCGGGGGTCGACCCCGTGGAGTACGGCGCGCACTCGTTCTACATCGAGCGGTACCCGGAGGGCCGGGAGGCCACCGTCGCCTGGGGCAGCCTGGACCTGCGCTGGGTCAACGACTCGGGCAACGCCATCTACATCGCGGCCGACGCCACCGACACCTCCGTCACCATCTCCTTCTTCGGCACCAAGCGGTACGACGAGGTCCGCGCCGATACCGGCCCGCGCGAGAACATCGAGGAGCCGGACCGCCGTGAGGGCGAGGGCGAGGACTGCGTGCCGCAGCCGCCGCTGGAGGGCTTCGATGTGGAGGTCGACCGTGTCCTGATCGACAACGGCACCGAGGCCGGCCGCGAGACGTTCCGCACCCACTACGTCCCGCGCGACGAGGTGGTCTGCACGGACGGCGAGTAG
- a CDS encoding sulfotransferase family protein: MTVLRKINAALGAATGFQVRRVRAKTAATAAPRAPRPVPLGRAQPVAIVRPPGDPRVDRLLRRPVFIIAPVRSGSTLLRMTLNAHSRLHAPHELHFRRLEVHFATGLAEKSLAALGLDRGDAEHLLWDRLMHRELTKSGKSFIVEKTPGNAFAHKRLAACWPDARFVFLLRHPASIAQSWHEADPGRRGPEDAALDALRFMNAVERARGGLTGHTVRYEELTDDPATALKGICSFLEIEWEPGMLEYGEQDTGVVAKGLGDWKEKIRSGRVQPGRALPVPGEVPAALHGICAAWGYPAGPAVR, encoded by the coding sequence ATGACAGTCCTACGGAAGATCAACGCCGCCCTCGGCGCCGCGACCGGATTCCAGGTCCGGCGGGTCCGCGCCAAGACCGCCGCCACCGCCGCTCCGCGCGCCCCCCGGCCCGTCCCCCTCGGCCGCGCACAGCCCGTCGCCATCGTCCGGCCGCCGGGCGATCCCCGGGTCGACCGCCTGCTGCGGCGGCCGGTGTTCATCATCGCGCCGGTCCGTTCCGGCTCGACGCTGCTGCGGATGACGCTCAACGCGCACTCCCGTCTGCACGCCCCGCACGAGCTGCATTTCCGCCGCCTGGAGGTGCATTTCGCCACCGGCCTCGCGGAAAAGTCGCTGGCCGCGCTCGGCCTCGACCGCGGCGACGCCGAACACCTGCTGTGGGACCGGCTGATGCACCGGGAGCTGACGAAGTCGGGGAAGTCGTTCATCGTGGAGAAGACCCCGGGCAACGCCTTCGCGCACAAGCGCCTGGCCGCCTGCTGGCCGGACGCCAGGTTCGTCTTCCTGCTGCGGCATCCGGCCTCCATCGCCCAGTCCTGGCACGAGGCCGACCCGGGCCGGCGCGGCCCGGAGGACGCGGCACTGGACGCGCTGCGGTTCATGAACGCCGTGGAGCGCGCCCGGGGCGGGCTGACCGGGCACACCGTGCGGTACGAGGAGCTGACCGACGACCCGGCGACCGCGCTCAAGGGCATCTGTTCCTTCCTGGAGATCGAGTGGGAGCCCGGGATGCTGGAGTACGGCGAGCAGGACACGGGCGTGGTGGCCAAGGGCCTGGGCGACTGGAAGGAGAAGATTCGCTCCGGCCGCGTCCAGCCCGGGCGCGCGCTGCCCGTGCCCGGCGAGGTGCCGGCCGCGCTGCACGGGATCTGCGCGGCGTGGGGCTATCCGGCCGGGCCGGCGGTGCGGTGA
- a CDS encoding ATP-binding protein gives MPVFPLHGTTPLTLPAQAPAAPRALRRGERFALPALAESVGTARGHVDQRLCHWGLPEDVRDTARLVISELVTNAILHTDSHVVTCRLEASPRLDRLRIEVADEGRGLDRRTAPRRASTDAEHGRGLMLLNALAARWGVLCPDQNAGCTVWAELRP, from the coding sequence ATGCCCGTGTTCCCGCTTCACGGCACGACGCCGCTCACCCTCCCCGCTCAGGCTCCGGCCGCTCCGCGCGCGCTCAGACGAGGTGAGCGCTTCGCCCTCCCGGCGCTCGCCGAATCGGTGGGGACCGCGCGCGGCCATGTCGATCAGCGTCTCTGCCACTGGGGACTGCCCGAGGATGTCCGGGACACCGCGCGCCTGGTGATCTCGGAGCTGGTCACGAACGCGATCCTGCACACGGACAGTCACGTGGTCACCTGTCGGCTGGAGGCCAGCCCGCGCCTGGACCGGCTGCGCATCGAGGTGGCCGACGAGGGCCGCGGGCTCGACCGCCGGACGGCGCCGCGCCGGGCGAGCACCGACGCCGAGCACGGCCGCGGCCTGATGCTGCTGAACGCGCTGGCCGCCCGCTGGGGCGTGCTCTGCCCCGATCAGAACGCGGGCTGCACGGTGTGGGCCGAGCTGCGGCCCTGA
- a CDS encoding glycosyltransferase family 4 protein yields MKIRYLLLHAYGMGGTIRTVLTQANTMARAGHDVEVVSVVRRADEPHFTVDPRVRLRALVDLRDGAATGRTRPRGPAGRLRAWRRRRLAARPPRHIPKSEPGHKAVNRAVERVVIGYLRGLRDGVLVTTRPALNILAAEFATGGVLRVGQEHMNLGTHRPDLRAAIARWYPHLEAVAVLTTRDRDDYLRLAPGTHVVRIPNAVHSLEQKPSTCVNKIAIAAGRLRPQKGFDLLIPAFGRAVEEFPDWQLRIFGTGDKRRQLRRIIDEHHLYNHVFLMGRTDELDEELAKASMYVLSSRYEGLPMVMIEAMAHALPVVGFDCPTGPADVIRDGKEGLLVPPGDLDGLAAAMRRLMGNETLRAEMGDAALATVQAYAPEAIGERWTALFTDLARGDGHRDTAGGSR; encoded by the coding sequence ATGAAGATCCGCTACCTGCTGCTGCACGCCTACGGCATGGGCGGCACGATCCGCACCGTGCTCACGCAGGCCAACACCATGGCCCGGGCCGGGCACGACGTCGAGGTGGTGAGCGTGGTGCGGCGCGCCGACGAGCCGCACTTCACGGTCGATCCGCGGGTGCGGCTGCGCGCCCTCGTGGATCTGCGGGACGGCGCGGCCACCGGGCGGACGCGCCCGCGCGGACCGGCGGGACGGCTCCGCGCGTGGCGTCGGCGGCGGCTGGCCGCCCGCCCGCCCCGGCACATCCCGAAGAGCGAGCCCGGCCACAAGGCCGTCAACCGGGCCGTCGAACGGGTCGTGATCGGCTATCTGCGCGGGCTGCGGGACGGCGTCCTGGTCACCACCCGGCCCGCGCTGAACATCCTGGCCGCCGAGTTCGCCACCGGCGGGGTGCTCCGGGTCGGCCAGGAACACATGAACCTGGGCACGCACCGCCCGGACCTGCGGGCGGCGATCGCCCGCTGGTATCCGCATCTGGAGGCCGTCGCCGTGCTCACCACGCGCGACCGCGACGACTATCTGCGGCTGGCCCCCGGCACCCACGTCGTCCGCATCCCCAACGCCGTGCACTCCCTGGAGCAGAAGCCGTCCACCTGCGTCAACAAGATCGCCATCGCGGCGGGGCGGCTGCGCCCGCAGAAGGGCTTCGACCTGCTGATCCCCGCGTTCGGGCGGGCCGTCGAGGAGTTCCCCGACTGGCAGTTGCGCATCTTCGGGACCGGCGACAAACGACGGCAGTTGCGCCGGATCATCGACGAACACCACCTCTACAACCACGTCTTCCTGATGGGCCGCACCGACGAGCTGGACGAGGAGCTGGCCAAGGCGTCGATGTATGTGCTGAGTTCGCGGTACGAGGGGCTCCCGATGGTGATGATCGAGGCGATGGCGCACGCGCTTCCCGTGGTGGGCTTCGACTGCCCGACCGGACCGGCGGACGTGATCAGGGACGGCAAGGAGGGGCTGCTCGTGCCACCGGGCGACCTGGACGGGCTGGCGGCGGCGATGCGGCGGCTGATGGGGAACGAGACGCTGCGGGCCGAGATGGGCGACGCGGCGCTGGCCACCGTGCAGGCGTACGCGCCCGAGGCCATCGGGGAGCGGTGGACGGCGCTGTTCACCGACCTGGCCCGGGGCGACGGCCACCGGGACACCGCCGGGGGCAGCCGCTAG
- a CDS encoding SpoIIE family protein phosphatase — MSERKRASAAVPLPEDWPAPAGTCLAENGMGFYDWDLDSGLLHLDDIALAIFGLPPDEYDSRPERLSAHIPDAEAARLDAVMNRAFGDGSERCGTYFRVRRRDGETRWAHTQCRIHRDEHGRPRRVLGLVRDAEDELAEAVDRDVLDEERRHRARLVESASNALAEARTVPDVAEALSRLSGLRRLGVIEVMVGLVETGRIHLVSGPANEHRVAELEYTRIDEPYPMSEAVRTGRPCFVTSREEFAARFPALWRHIAHRNVAAAAYLPLVAQGAPLGGLGLLYRSKADFPRDERELLAALATGVSQSLQRATLLEQEHDLAENLQQAMLPRKVPDVPGTAIAVRYRSARLGRDIGGDWYDVIPLPGGRVAAVIGDVQGHDTHATTVMGQLRIVLRAYAADGHPADEVMGRASAFLGDLETERFATCLYAEHDPATGMLRLVRAGHLPPLVRGALGACRLLDVDGTLPLGLAGVGLERYPVRELTLGPGETLLMCTDGLIERPGWDPDEGMRLLADTLCRGPEDLESLADFMSEVRGPGPDEDDMALVLLRRVGTGPPADGAQGRSSAHTVQPAF; from the coding sequence ATGAGCGAACGGAAGCGGGCGTCGGCCGCCGTACCGCTGCCAGAGGACTGGCCGGCCCCGGCGGGCACCTGTCTGGCCGAGAACGGGATGGGCTTCTACGACTGGGACCTCGACAGCGGCCTGCTGCACCTGGACGACATCGCCCTCGCCATCTTCGGCCTGCCCCCGGACGAGTACGACTCCCGGCCCGAACGCCTCTCGGCCCACATCCCCGACGCCGAGGCCGCCCGGCTCGACGCGGTGATGAACCGGGCGTTCGGCGACGGCAGCGAGCGCTGCGGCACCTACTTCCGCGTCCGCCGCCGCGACGGTGAGACCCGCTGGGCCCACACCCAGTGCCGCATCCACCGCGACGAGCACGGCCGCCCCCGCCGCGTCCTGGGCCTCGTCAGGGACGCGGAGGACGAGCTGGCCGAGGCCGTGGACCGCGACGTGCTGGACGAGGAGCGCCGCCACCGGGCGAGGCTGGTCGAGTCGGCGTCGAACGCCCTGGCCGAGGCCAGGACCGTGCCGGACGTGGCCGAGGCCCTGTCCCGGCTGAGCGGACTGCGCCGGCTCGGCGTCATCGAGGTGATGGTGGGACTGGTCGAGACCGGACGGATCCACCTGGTCTCGGGACCGGCGAACGAGCACCGCGTCGCCGAGCTGGAGTACACGCGGATCGACGAGCCCTACCCGATGAGCGAGGCGGTGCGGACCGGGCGCCCGTGCTTCGTCACCTCGCGGGAGGAGTTCGCCGCCCGCTTCCCCGCCCTGTGGCGGCATATCGCGCACCGGAACGTGGCCGCCGCCGCGTATCTGCCGCTCGTCGCCCAGGGCGCGCCGCTGGGCGGGCTCGGCCTGCTGTACCGGAGCAAGGCCGACTTCCCCCGGGACGAGCGGGAGCTGCTGGCCGCGCTCGCCACCGGCGTCTCCCAGAGCCTCCAGCGCGCCACCCTGCTGGAGCAGGAGCACGATCTGGCCGAGAACCTCCAACAGGCCATGCTCCCGCGCAAGGTGCCGGACGTGCCGGGCACCGCGATCGCCGTCCGGTATCGCTCGGCGCGGCTGGGCCGGGACATCGGCGGTGACTGGTACGACGTCATCCCACTGCCCGGCGGCCGGGTGGCGGCGGTCATCGGGGACGTCCAGGGCCACGACACGCACGCCACCACGGTCATGGGCCAGCTCCGGATCGTGCTGCGCGCCTACGCGGCCGACGGGCACCCGGCCGACGAGGTCATGGGGCGGGCCTCGGCGTTCCTCGGCGATCTGGAGACCGAGCGGTTCGCCACCTGTCTGTACGCCGAGCACGACCCGGCGACCGGCATGCTGCGGCTGGTGCGGGCCGGGCACCTGCCCCCGCTGGTGCGCGGGGCGCTGGGCGCCTGCCGTCTGCTGGACGTGGACGGCACGCTGCCTCTCGGACTCGCGGGGGTGGGGCTGGAGCGCTATCCCGTCCGCGAACTCACGCTCGGGCCGGGGGAGACCCTGCTGATGTGCACCGACGGTCTGATCGAGCGGCCCGGCTGGGATCCCGACGAGGGCATGCGGCTACTGGCCGACACGCTGTGCCGGGGGCCGGAGGATCTGGAGAGCCTGGCGGACTTCATGTCGGAGGTGCGGGGGCCCGGGCCGGACGAGGACGATATGGCGCTGGTCCTGCTCCGCCGGGTCGGCACCGGGCCGCCGGCGGACGGAGCTCAGGGCCGCAGCTCGGCCCACACCGTGCAGCCCGCGTTCTGA
- a CDS encoding helix-turn-helix domain-containing protein, translating to MAEARSGPTVGQIVLGLRLRDLRERAGCSFTDAARALSVNTTTVRRMEKAEVGLKPLYVKALLECYGVPRAEADSFLLLVNEANRPGWWHRFRDVLPDWFSLYVSLEGEASLIRAYEPHCVPGLLQTEKYARALLRTGFPNAPEDEIARRVALRMERQELLSRPRAPLLWAVIEEQVLRRRVGSPAVMRAQIDRLIEATALPNVTLQIMPFSAGPHPGMFGPFQLFRFEIPELPDIIYAESLTGAVYLDERPDTVAYLEVLDRIGAQAAPVHDTEAVLGAIRKELSTDE from the coding sequence GTGGCAGAGGCACGGTCGGGGCCGACCGTGGGACAGATCGTCCTCGGGCTGCGCCTGCGCGATTTGCGCGAACGGGCCGGTTGTTCCTTCACCGACGCGGCGCGGGCGCTGAGCGTGAACACCACGACCGTACGCCGCATGGAGAAGGCGGAGGTCGGCCTCAAGCCGCTCTACGTCAAGGCGTTGCTGGAGTGTTACGGCGTGCCGCGCGCCGAGGCCGACTCGTTCCTGCTGCTGGTCAACGAGGCCAATCGGCCCGGCTGGTGGCACCGCTTCCGCGACGTGCTGCCCGACTGGTTCAGCCTCTACGTGAGCCTGGAGGGCGAGGCCAGTCTCATCCGGGCGTACGAACCCCACTGTGTGCCCGGCCTGTTGCAGACCGAGAAGTACGCGCGGGCCCTGCTGCGGACCGGGTTCCCCAACGCGCCGGAGGACGAGATCGCGCGGCGGGTCGCGCTGCGCATGGAGCGTCAGGAGCTGCTCTCCCGGCCCCGGGCACCGCTGTTGTGGGCCGTGATCGAGGAGCAGGTGCTGCGCCGGAGGGTCGGCTCGCCGGCCGTCATGCGGGCGCAGATCGACCGGCTGATCGAGGCGACGGCGTTGCCCAACGTGACGTTGCAGATCATGCCGTTCAGCGCGGGTCCGCATCCCGGCATGTTCGGGCCGTTCCAGCTCTTCCGGTTCGAGATCCCGGAGCTGCCCGACATCATCTACGCCGAGAGCCTGACCGGCGCGGTCTACCTCGACGAGCGGCCCGACACCGTGGCCTATCTGGAGGTGCTGGACCGTATAGGCGCGCAGGCCGCACCGGTTCACGACACCGAGGCGGTCCTCGGTGCGATTCGCAAGGAGCTGTCCACCGATGAGTGA